The following coding sequences are from one Sulfitobacter sp. HNIBRBA3233 window:
- a CDS encoding calcium-binding protein: MADFRSSPLSFGQRVESTLGPTDNLDYYRIFLEPGGIYYLDVEGDASFHVVYGVHMWEGAGRDGYFQLDSLLTGPTAHVLIEVRKTTPGEEDYAFEITEPVYVAAGPGDDWLFWQGRETFYEGGPGYDSLSFANYTGGGGVKFDFGRGSVTIGIDLPAYASFATGGEVVGGYQKNYNSGQMVWRNVESFTGTSENDHFVGSSGRPSGNVEMRGLGGRDWFEASNACEIFDGGAGWDRVSLGYVDPVVPDEHVSLLRGKGWSGTASGDTFLFIEELEGAAGDDHFTGDRNSNRLIGGAGDDTLIGNAGQDVLVGGYGTDVAVFNYDRDQYVVGPQFPFAPFSPTEVRYIGPGAGDGVDYLTGIEILRFADGDEFI, translated from the coding sequence GTGGCTGATTTCCGATCCTCTCCTTTGTCATTTGGTCAGCGTGTAGAAAGCACGCTCGGTCCAACCGATAATCTCGACTACTACCGGATCTTTCTTGAGCCGGGGGGTATCTACTATCTCGACGTTGAAGGTGATGCGTCCTTCCACGTCGTCTACGGCGTGCACATGTGGGAAGGTGCTGGCCGCGACGGCTATTTCCAGCTGGACAGCCTTCTTACCGGGCCGACCGCCCATGTGCTGATCGAGGTGCGCAAAACCACGCCGGGCGAGGAAGACTACGCCTTCGAGATCACAGAGCCGGTCTATGTCGCCGCCGGTCCTGGCGATGATTGGTTGTTCTGGCAAGGCCGCGAGACCTTTTACGAAGGCGGCCCGGGGTACGACAGCCTGTCTTTTGCCAATTATACTGGCGGTGGCGGGGTTAAATTCGATTTCGGGAGAGGCAGCGTCACGATCGGGATTGACCTGCCAGCGTACGCATCGTTTGCCACAGGCGGTGAGGTTGTGGGCGGATACCAGAAGAACTACAATTCTGGCCAGATGGTCTGGCGCAATGTCGAAAGTTTTACGGGGACGTCGGAGAATGACCATTTTGTTGGCAGCTCTGGCAGGCCTTCAGGCAATGTTGAAATGCGCGGCCTGGGTGGGCGCGACTGGTTCGAAGCCAGCAATGCCTGCGAAATCTTTGATGGCGGTGCGGGTTGGGACCGGGTCAGCCTGGGCTACGTCGATCCCGTTGTTCCGGACGAACATGTGTCGCTGCTGCGCGGCAAGGGTTGGTCCGGCACCGCCAGTGGCGATACCTTCCTGTTTATCGAGGAGCTCGAAGGCGCGGCTGGCGATGACCATTTCACCGGCGACCGCAATTCCAACCGGCTGATTGGGGGCGCGGGCGACGATACCCTGATCGGCAATGCCGGGCAGGATGTGCTTGTGGGTGGGTACGGTACGGACGTTGCGGTGTTCAACTATGACCGCGATCAGTATGTCGTCGGCCCACAATTTCCTTTTGCGCCCTTTAGTCCGACTGAGGTCCGCTACATTGGGCCGGGTGCAGGAGACGGCGTTGATTACCTGACTGGGATCGAGATCCTGCGCTTTGCCGATGGGGATGAATTTATCTGA
- a CDS encoding ATP-binding protein, translating into MSFAWLKHYMPRGIYARAALILLLPVVSLQLVVTVIFAQRHFEGVTYQMTDTVLREINLVREVAREAPDASAAVARVAQELAPLEVTLGSVGTAAPENTLAWYDYSGRRVIQRLGERMPGFRAVDLSDSDRVVVYFEDTHGLMRVGFDRKRITANNPHQLFVYTVILGLLMTLISIIYLRNQLRPIKKLARAAEAFGKGRHVPLTPAGAVELRAAGNAFVDMRNRIERHIEQRTLMLSGVSHDLRTPLTRLRLGLSMIDEEDAEPLLRDVDDMQMMLDEFLNFAKGMAEGTPERVDPVAMVESLVAEAARAGRDVTLLPLEGEGAGTVRLREGAMRRAVDNLIGNAVRYGTRAEISVLLTDRTLRIRVEDDGPGIPEASREQALKPFSRLDPARNQDKGGGVGLGLAIAMDVARGHGGMLRLGVSDRLGGLRADIVIAR; encoded by the coding sequence ATGTCCTTCGCATGGCTCAAACACTATATGCCCCGAGGCATCTACGCGCGTGCGGCGCTGATCCTGCTGCTGCCGGTCGTCTCGCTGCAACTGGTGGTCACCGTGATTTTCGCACAGCGCCATTTCGAGGGCGTCACCTACCAGATGACCGACACCGTCCTGCGCGAGATCAATCTGGTGCGCGAGGTGGCGCGCGAGGCCCCGGATGCCAGTGCCGCCGTGGCGCGCGTGGCGCAGGAGCTTGCGCCGCTTGAGGTGACGCTCGGCTCCGTCGGGACGGCTGCACCGGAGAACACACTTGCCTGGTACGACTATTCCGGCCGACGGGTCATCCAGAGGCTGGGTGAACGGATGCCGGGATTTCGTGCGGTGGATCTGAGCGATAGCGACCGTGTTGTCGTCTACTTCGAGGATACCCATGGCCTGATGCGCGTGGGTTTCGACAGAAAGCGGATCACGGCGAACAATCCGCATCAGCTTTTCGTTTACACGGTTATTCTTGGTCTCTTAATGACGCTGATCTCGATCATCTATCTGCGCAACCAGTTGCGCCCGATCAAGAAGCTGGCCCGCGCCGCAGAGGCATTCGGCAAGGGCAGGCATGTGCCGCTGACACCGGCGGGCGCGGTCGAACTGCGTGCCGCGGGCAACGCCTTCGTGGACATGCGCAACCGGATCGAGCGGCACATCGAACAGCGCACCCTGATGCTGTCGGGGGTCAGCCACGATCTGCGGACGCCTCTGACGCGGCTGCGGCTGGGGTTGTCGATGATCGACGAGGAAGACGCAGAGCCGCTGTTGCGCGACGTTGACGACATGCAGATGATGCTCGACGAATTTCTCAATTTTGCCAAGGGCATGGCCGAGGGCACCCCCGAAAGGGTCGATCCTGTGGCGATGGTCGAATCCCTCGTGGCAGAGGCGGCGCGCGCGGGCCGCGATGTCACGCTGTTGCCGCTCGAAGGCGAGGGGGCCGGTACGGTCCGCCTGCGCGAGGGGGCGATGCGGCGCGCGGTCGACAACCTGATCGGCAACGCGGTCCGCTACGGCACCCGGGCCGAGATTTCCGTTCTGCTGACCGACCGGACCCTTCGCATCCGGGTCGAGGATGACGGCCCCGGCATCCCGGAGGCCTCGCGTGAGCAGGCGCTCAAACCCTTCAGCAGGCTCGATCCGGCGCGCAACCAGGACAAGGGCGGCGGTGTCGGCCTCGGGCTTGCGATCGCAATGGATGTCGCACGCGGTCATGGCGGCATGCTGCGGCTGGGCGTGTCCGACCGGCTGGGCGGTCTCAGGGCGGACATCGTGATCGCGCGGTAG
- a CDS encoding MBL fold metallo-hydrolase: MTPPDDFDPPIGVAEQLEPGLRRIVAPNPSPMTYRGTNTYLLGTGDLAVIDPGPANPQHLDAILAALRPGERISHIVVTHTHLDHSPLARPLSRKTGAPILAFGGATAGRSEVMQMLADQGDIGGGEGIDHDFSPDETLTDGAVLAGDGWQLEAIHTPGHIGNHLSLAWGERCFTADHVMGWASSLVSPPDGDLTDFMASCARLQSRDWSVFYPGHGAAITSPADRLSWLVTHRRSRESAILDALQKGPSDAATLAAEIYTETPAALLGAATRNVLAHLLDLHGRDLARSIGTLRADATFALR, from the coding sequence TTGACACCACCAGACGACTTCGACCCGCCCATCGGCGTGGCAGAGCAGCTAGAGCCCGGCCTGCGCCGCATCGTGGCGCCGAATCCGTCGCCGATGACCTACCGTGGCACGAATACCTACCTGCTGGGCACCGGCGATCTGGCCGTGATCGACCCCGGGCCGGCAAACCCGCAGCACCTGGATGCGATTCTCGCGGCCCTGCGCCCCGGCGAGCGGATCAGCCATATCGTGGTGACGCATACCCATCTCGACCACTCCCCGCTGGCCCGCCCGTTGTCGCGGAAAACCGGCGCGCCGATCCTTGCCTTCGGCGGCGCAACCGCCGGTCGGTCCGAAGTGATGCAGATGCTGGCCGATCAGGGCGACATCGGTGGCGGTGAGGGCATCGACCATGACTTCAGCCCCGATGAAACCCTCACCGATGGTGCGGTGCTCGCAGGCGACGGCTGGCAGCTCGAGGCGATCCACACGCCCGGCCACATCGGCAACCATCTCAGCCTCGCGTGGGGTGAGAGATGCTTTACCGCCGATCACGTGATGGGATGGGCGTCTTCGCTGGTCTCTCCCCCCGACGGGGACCTGACCGACTTCATGGCGTCCTGCGCGCGGCTGCAATCGCGCGACTGGTCGGTTTTCTACCCCGGTCACGGTGCGGCCATCACCAGTCCCGCCGACCGGCTGTCGTGGCTGGTCACCCATCGCCGCAGCCGCGAGAGTGCCATCCTCGACGCCCTGCAGAAAGGCCCGTCGGATGCCGCGACACTCGCGGCAGAGATCTACACCGAGACCCCCGCAGCGCTCCTCGGAGCGGCCACGCGCAACGTGCTTGCCCATCTTCTGGACCTGCACGGCCGCGACCTTGCCCGCAGCATCGGCACCCTGCGCGCGGACGCAACTTTCGCCCTGCGCTAG
- a CDS encoding ABC transporter ATP-binding protein: MTTTQQAADPAPFLSLSSISASYGGAWVLRDVSISMKQGEFLAVIGANTAGKSTLLKAISGLMPKVTGAISFMGHDLIATESHRIPALGIAHVPEGRHVFPDMTVEENLITGAFTRGRETSIAGTLTRIYDLFPRLKERRSQPAGTLSGGEQQMVAVGRGMMLEPKLLILDEPSLGLAPMVVEEMHERFHEIHASGVSVLLVEQNVSLALESAERAYVMASGEIEFEGAARDLANDDRIRRAYLGI, translated from the coding sequence ATGACGACGACACAGCAAGCCGCCGATCCGGCGCCCTTCCTCTCCCTCTCGTCGATTTCGGCGTCCTACGGGGGGGCATGGGTGCTGCGTGATGTCTCGATCTCGATGAAGCAGGGCGAGTTTCTTGCGGTCATCGGCGCCAATACCGCCGGCAAGAGCACGCTTCTGAAGGCGATATCGGGCCTCATGCCGAAGGTCACCGGTGCGATCTCTTTCATGGGCCATGACCTGATCGCCACCGAGTCGCACCGCATTCCGGCCCTGGGGATCGCGCATGTGCCCGAGGGGCGTCATGTCTTTCCGGACATGACTGTCGAGGAAAACCTGATCACGGGTGCTTTCACGCGGGGGCGGGAAACCTCCATCGCCGGCACGCTGACGCGGATCTACGATCTCTTTCCGCGCCTGAAGGAACGCCGTAGCCAGCCGGCCGGCACGCTCTCGGGCGGCGAGCAGCAGATGGTCGCTGTCGGACGCGGGATGATGCTCGAGCCGAAACTGCTGATCCTTGACGAGCCGAGTCTGGGTCTCGCCCCCATGGTGGTCGAGGAGATGCACGAGCGGTTCCACGAAATCCATGCAAGCGGCGTTTCTGTCCTTTTGGTCGAACAGAACGTGTCGCTGGCTCTTGAGAGCGCCGAGCGCGCCTATGTCATGGCCTCAGGCGAGATCGAGTTCGAAGGTGCCGCGCGCGATCTGGCCAACGATGACCGTATTCGGCGGGCCTATCTGGGGATCTGA
- a CDS encoding ABC transporter ATP-binding protein, with the protein MTAPLLEVSGLTRRFGGLVAVNDVTFSAQEGEIVGLIGPNGAGKTTLFNLLTGIYQPSSGEIRFEGTSSGGLKPHKIARRGMTKTFQNVALFMESSVLDNVVTGGLLNNPLPEAREKARAILDRVGLSGIADVRAGDLSFPERARVEVARALCTEPKLLLLDEVMAALTPAEMEEVIDLVRSLRDEGITFIVVEHHMKAVMKLCERLLVLNFGELIADGTPVEIARNERVIEAYLGASFAKKHDEQPVEIV; encoded by the coding sequence ATGACCGCGCCGCTACTTGAGGTTTCGGGCCTGACCCGGCGTTTCGGGGGCCTTGTTGCCGTCAATGACGTCACCTTTTCCGCCCAGGAAGGCGAGATCGTCGGCCTGATCGGACCCAACGGGGCAGGGAAGACGACCCTGTTCAACCTGCTGACCGGGATCTACCAGCCCAGTTCCGGCGAGATCCGCTTCGAGGGGACCTCCAGCGGTGGCCTGAAGCCGCACAAGATCGCGCGCCGCGGCATGACCAAGACCTTCCAGAACGTTGCGCTGTTCATGGAGTCGTCGGTGCTCGACAATGTCGTGACGGGCGGGTTGCTGAACAATCCGCTGCCCGAGGCGCGGGAAAAGGCGCGGGCGATCCTCGACCGGGTCGGTCTGTCCGGCATCGCCGATGTCCGCGCAGGCGACCTGTCGTTCCCCGAACGGGCCCGGGTCGAGGTCGCGCGCGCGCTCTGCACCGAACCAAAGCTTTTGCTGCTGGACGAGGTCATGGCCGCGCTCACCCCTGCCGAGATGGAGGAGGTCATCGATCTTGTCCGCTCCCTGCGAGACGAGGGCATCACCTTTATCGTGGTCGAACACCACATGAAGGCGGTGATGAAGCTCTGCGAGCGTCTTCTGGTGCTCAATTTCGGCGAGTTGATCGCCGATGGCACGCCGGTCGAGATCGCGCGCAACGAGCGCGTGATCGAGGCCTATCTGGGCGCGAGCTTTGCCAAGAAGCACGACGAACAACCGGTGGAAATAGTATGA
- a CDS encoding branched-chain amino acid ABC transporter permease, whose translation MTVQRFLPILAILALIVMVLAPLGLDPRGYEMRILCIMLLFAGLGQAWNIVGGLANQISLGHAAYFGIGAYTSTILLNLFTLSPWLGGLFGMVLAVGFALLLSIPTVRLKGHYYALATLAAGEAMRVIANSWADVTGGPVGISVPYMPGEGLWMMQFSTVLPNYYLFLAALVVICLIFWKIQTGALGYRLRAIKQNEQAAEVIGVDTYRAKLIAACVSAAITAFLGTLYAQFQFFFDPDTVFGIATISVKMALIAILGGVGRLSGPLVGAAFIIPMEEMANSYFGSSAAGLSQFAYGAILVIVILLNPHGLTALIGQLWNRILGKGAPHDRAAT comes from the coding sequence ATGACCGTTCAGCGATTTCTTCCCATCCTCGCCATTCTGGCGCTGATCGTCATGGTGCTGGCGCCGCTGGGCCTCGATCCTCGCGGCTACGAGATGCGGATCTTGTGTATCATGCTGCTCTTCGCGGGACTTGGTCAGGCATGGAACATCGTGGGTGGTCTGGCGAACCAGATCTCGCTCGGGCATGCCGCCTATTTCGGGATCGGTGCCTATACGTCGACGATCCTGCTGAACCTTTTCACCCTGTCGCCCTGGCTTGGGGGGCTGTTCGGCATGGTGCTTGCCGTGGGCTTTGCGCTGCTGCTCAGCATTCCGACCGTGCGGCTGAAAGGGCATTACTATGCGCTGGCGACCCTCGCGGCGGGCGAGGCGATGCGCGTGATCGCCAACAGCTGGGCCGATGTCACCGGTGGACCTGTGGGTATTTCTGTCCCCTATATGCCCGGCGAGGGGCTGTGGATGATGCAGTTCTCTACCGTGCTTCCGAATTACTACCTGTTTCTTGCGGCGCTCGTCGTGATCTGCCTGATCTTCTGGAAAATCCAGACCGGCGCCTTGGGCTACCGCCTGCGGGCCATCAAGCAGAACGAGCAGGCGGCCGAGGTGATCGGCGTCGATACATATCGCGCCAAGCTGATCGCCGCCTGCGTTTCGGCTGCCATCACGGCCTTCCTTGGCACGCTCTACGCGCAATTCCAGTTCTTTTTCGACCCCGATACGGTTTTCGGGATCGCAACGATCTCGGTCAAGATGGCGCTCATCGCCATTCTGGGTGGGGTAGGGCGTCTGTCCGGGCCGCTGGTCGGTGCTGCCTTCATCATTCCGATGGAGGAGATGGCCAACAGCTATTTCGGCAGTTCCGCCGCGGGCCTGTCTCAATTCGCCTATGGCGCAATCCTTGTGATCGTCATCCTGCTCAACCCGCACGGGCTGACGGCGCTGATCGGCCAGCTCTGGAACCGCATCCTCGGAAAGGGGGCACCGCATGACCGCGCCGCTACTTGA
- a CDS encoding branched-chain amino acid ABC transporter permease: MQNLLTFLQTLIDGILIGGVYAVISIGLSLVFGVMHIVNFAHAEFLMIGMFIAWFAWAFAGIDPMFGAFIALGVTFVIGMVMQRTLIKPILNAPQVSQIFLTVGLLFALENGALLLFGADYRSVSTSYQTQALTLFSSDAGRLLVPLDKLYAFLMALLSGGALWYFLSRTRWGRAMRATSQDPMAARLMGINTDRMYMIAFGLGVGTTAFGGAVILPYITASPTVGAQFVVLMFTAVVLGGLGSVAGAVVGGIMVGLIQSFSALFLPIQLMNLTLFVIFILVLALRPEGLVARRRA; this comes from the coding sequence ATGCAAAATCTCCTGACGTTCCTGCAGACACTGATCGACGGCATCCTGATCGGCGGCGTTTATGCCGTGATCTCGATCGGGCTGAGCCTCGTCTTCGGTGTCATGCACATCGTGAACTTCGCCCATGCCGAATTCCTGATGATCGGCATGTTCATCGCCTGGTTCGCCTGGGCGTTTGCCGGCATCGACCCGATGTTCGGCGCCTTCATCGCCCTCGGGGTCACATTCGTGATCGGGATGGTCATGCAGCGCACGCTGATCAAGCCGATCCTCAACGCGCCGCAGGTGTCGCAGATTTTCCTGACGGTGGGTCTTCTCTTCGCGCTCGAGAACGGTGCGCTGCTGCTGTTCGGTGCCGACTACCGGTCGGTGTCGACATCCTACCAGACGCAGGCGCTGACACTCTTCTCCAGTGACGCGGGCAGGCTCCTCGTTCCGCTGGACAAGCTCTATGCCTTCCTGATGGCTCTGCTGAGCGGGGGCGCGCTGTGGTATTTCCTCAGCCGGACACGATGGGGGCGGGCGATGCGCGCCACGTCACAGGATCCCATGGCGGCCCGCCTGATGGGCATCAACACCGACCGCATGTACATGATCGCATTCGGGCTGGGCGTCGGAACCACGGCCTTCGGCGGTGCGGTGATCCTTCCCTATATTACCGCCTCTCCCACGGTGGGGGCGCAGTTTGTCGTGCTCATGTTCACGGCCGTGGTGCTGGGCGGGCTGGGCTCTGTCGCTGGCGCGGTGGTCGGGGGCATCATGGTCGGGCTGATCCAGTCCTTCTCGGCGCTGTTCCTGCCGATCCAGCTCATGAACCTGACCCTCTTCGTCATCTTCATTCTCGTCCTTGCCCTTCGGCCTGAGGGCCTCGTCGCGAGGAGACGCGCATGA
- a CDS encoding ABC transporter substrate-binding protein, with amino-acid sequence MQKSSGKFSVRPRAGISRRAVLATGAAALAVPALSRRAYAQDAVNVGVIVPLSGPNAQFGINSRNGIQLVADEINANGGIKSMGGAPINLVIADATSNPTQAATVAQRMMSQDNVVAVLGAFASSLTLAISEVTERRGIPLLTMSFSDQITARGFQNVFQIVSVGSQIGAATFDYTRALAADAGETLERIAIMYEDTAYGTSQSAGLRQAAADAGIEVAMDEAYPLGITDVSPLINQLRRAEAQAVFPVSYLNDSLLIVRAMRQQGLNIPTIGGAAGYIIPDFRDGLGELADNVLSISPAAYDQAPEYTERFRERFGYFMVHEAQEHAACMGCLHSALEAAGVADPATISEHLRTDLFDEGWATVMTGGKVEFDEMGRNPHASPLMVQWQGGELATVYPKELAKAEVVWNS; translated from the coding sequence ATGCAGAAATCGTCAGGAAAATTTTCGGTCCGTCCACGTGCGGGCATCAGTCGCCGCGCTGTTCTGGCAACCGGGGCTGCGGCTCTGGCCGTGCCGGCGCTGTCGCGTCGAGCCTACGCACAGGATGCGGTGAATGTCGGGGTGATCGTGCCCCTGTCGGGGCCGAACGCACAGTTCGGCATTAATTCCCGCAACGGCATCCAGCTTGTCGCGGATGAAATCAACGCCAATGGCGGGATCAAGTCGATGGGCGGCGCGCCGATCAATCTGGTGATCGCCGATGCCACCTCGAACCCGACGCAGGCCGCGACCGTGGCCCAGCGGATGATGTCGCAGGACAACGTCGTCGCGGTGCTTGGTGCCTTTGCGTCGTCGCTGACGCTGGCAATCTCGGAAGTGACCGAACGCCGCGGCATTCCGCTTCTGACCATGTCGTTCTCGGATCAGATCACCGCGCGCGGCTTCCAGAACGTGTTCCAGATCGTCTCGGTCGGCAGCCAGATCGGCGCGGCCACGTTCGATTACACCCGCGCGTTGGCCGCGGATGCGGGCGAGACGCTCGAGCGGATCGCTATCATGTACGAGGACACCGCCTACGGGACCTCGCAATCTGCGGGTCTGCGTCAGGCCGCCGCGGACGCCGGTATCGAGGTGGCGATGGACGAGGCCTATCCGCTGGGCATTACCGACGTCAGCCCGCTGATCAACCAGCTGCGCCGGGCCGAAGCGCAGGCGGTCTTCCCGGTCTCCTACCTCAATGATTCGCTGCTTATTGTCCGGGCAATGCGCCAGCAGGGGCTCAATATCCCCACGATCGGTGGCGCCGCAGGCTACATCATCCCCGACTTCCGCGACGGGCTGGGCGAACTGGCCGACAATGTTCTGTCGATCTCGCCCGCGGCCTACGATCAGGCGCCGGAATACACCGAACGGTTCCGCGAACGGTTCGGCTATTTCATGGTGCACGAGGCGCAGGAACATGCCGCCTGCATGGGCTGCCTGCATTCGGCGCTCGAAGCTGCGGGCGTAGCCGACCCCGCCACGATCAGCGAGCACCTGCGCACTGATCTCTTCGACGAAGGCTGGGCGACTGTCATGACCGGCGGCAAGGTCGAGTTCGACGAGATGGGTCGCAATCCGCACGCATCTCCGCTGATGGTCCAGTGGCAGGGTGGTGAACTGGCGACGGTTTACCCCAAGGAACTGGCCAAGGCCGAGGTCGTCTGGAACAGCTGA
- a CDS encoding GntR family transcriptional regulator, producing the protein MSSKYALSRENVTLSGRLVASMRSAILAGDLKGGERLSERSMTEMFGVSRSLVREATQVLAAEGLITVVPHKGPTVTLLDQRSAEDLYRVRAVLEGLACQEFVEHASDAGREELFAIFERLKAMLGQDDADALVEAKNDFYRCLLAGARNEVLDQMFTQLNNRIVQLRRFTLSASGRFSETLEEIGAVIDAIRRRDGQEARHLAEAHVAAAANVVIRRFAELEETQETKAKGQ; encoded by the coding sequence ATGTCATCGAAATACGCGCTGAGCCGCGAGAACGTCACTTTAAGCGGCCGTCTGGTCGCCAGCATGCGCAGTGCGATCCTCGCCGGCGACCTGAAGGGGGGCGAGCGCTTGTCGGAGCGCTCGATGACCGAGATGTTCGGCGTCAGCCGCAGTCTCGTGCGCGAGGCAACTCAGGTGCTTGCCGCCGAAGGCCTGATCACGGTGGTGCCGCACAAGGGCCCGACGGTTACGTTGCTCGACCAGCGCTCCGCAGAGGACCTTTACCGCGTGAGGGCGGTTCTGGAAGGATTGGCCTGTCAGGAATTCGTCGAACACGCCTCAGACGCCGGACGCGAGGAGTTGTTCGCCATCTTCGAACGGTTGAAGGCGATGCTTGGACAGGACGATGCCGACGCGCTGGTCGAGGCCAAGAACGATTTCTACCGCTGCCTGCTGGCAGGGGCGCGAAACGAGGTGCTCGACCAGATGTTCACGCAACTCAACAACCGGATCGTGCAGCTGCGCCGCTTCACCCTCTCGGCGTCGGGCCGGTTCTCCGAAACCCTCGAAGAGATCGGCGCCGTGATCGACGCCATCCGCCGCCGCGACGGACAGGAGGCCCGGCATCTGGCCGAGGCGCATGTCGCCGCCGCCGCCAATGTGGTCATCCGCAGGTTCGCGGAACTGGAAGAAACGCAAGAAACAAAAGCGAAAGGACAATAA
- a CDS encoding carboxymuconolactone decarboxylase family protein, translated as MDKATYDKGMEIRRATLGDEYVDKAVDGMVDFTRDLQEMVTTYCWGEVWGREGLDRKTRSTINIAMIAALNRQHELAAHVRGAINNGLTPDEIKEILLQVGIYCGVPAMVDSFRIARGVLEDMEEI; from the coding sequence ATGGACAAGGCCACCTACGACAAGGGCATGGAAATCCGCCGGGCCACACTTGGAGACGAATATGTCGACAAGGCCGTGGACGGGATGGTCGATTTCACCCGCGATCTTCAGGAAATGGTGACAACCTACTGCTGGGGAGAAGTCTGGGGCCGGGAAGGTCTGGACCGCAAGACCCGCTCGACCATCAACATCGCCATGATCGCAGCCCTCAACCGCCAGCACGAACTGGCAGCCCATGTGCGCGGGGCGATCAACAACGGTCTTACCCCGGACGAGATCAAGGAGATCCTTTTGCAGGTCGGTATCTACTGCGGCGTGCCGGCAATGGTCGACAGCTTCCGCATCGCGCGCGGCGTACTCGAAGACATGGAGGAGATCTGA
- a CDS encoding NAD(P)-dependent oxidoreductase, which produces MASLGFVGTGTMGAPMVHCLVEKGFTPMVFDSVPEAAEKVAARDGLKAVASLAELAGGCDTVILMLPTSAIVREVCLGEGGLVGHLRPGAVIIDMSSSDPIETRSLGKELAERDVILLDAPVSGGLRKAVAGTLAIMLGGDDAAAMDAAEPVLQAMGRVFRAGPLGAGHATKALNNYVSAAGLVAACEAVIMAKDFGLDPERMTEIINASTGRNNSTENKIVQFVLSEQFRDAGFALSLMTKDVALAAGLAQQSGRPMPGVAAVSSIWNDADRVLGQRADHTEIFRYLDGLE; this is translated from the coding sequence TTGGCCTCTCTAGGATTCGTCGGAACCGGCACCATGGGTGCGCCCATGGTGCACTGCCTGGTCGAGAAAGGCTTTACGCCCATGGTGTTCGATTCCGTGCCCGAGGCAGCCGAGAAGGTCGCCGCGCGCGACGGGCTGAAGGCCGTAGCCTCGCTGGCAGAACTCGCCGGGGGCTGCGACACGGTCATCCTGATGCTGCCGACCTCGGCCATCGTCCGCGAGGTCTGTCTGGGCGAAGGCGGTCTGGTCGGGCATCTGCGACCCGGTGCGGTGATCATCGACATGAGCTCCTCCGACCCGATCGAGACGCGGTCGCTGGGCAAGGAGCTTGCCGAGCGGGATGTGATCCTTCTGGATGCGCCGGTTTCGGGCGGTCTGCGCAAGGCGGTCGCGGGGACGCTTGCGATCATGCTGGGCGGTGACGACGCCGCCGCGATGGATGCGGCGGAACCGGTCCTTCAGGCCATGGGCCGGGTGTTCCGCGCGGGCCCGCTGGGCGCCGGACATGCGACCAAGGCGCTGAACAACTACGTCTCGGCAGCCGGGCTTGTCGCGGCCTGCGAGGCCGTGATCATGGCCAAGGATTTCGGCCTCGACCCCGAGCGGATGACCGAGATCATCAACGCCTCGACCGGGCGCAACAACTCGACCGAGAACAAGATCGTGCAGTTCGTCCTGTCCGAACAGTTCCGCGATGCCGGCTTTGCCCTCAGCCTGATGACCAAGGATGTCGCTCTGGCCGCCGGGCTGGCGCAGCAATCGGGACGGCCCATGCCGGGCGTGGCGGCTGTATCCTCGATCTGGAACGATGCCGACCGCGTTCTGGGCCAGCGCGCGGACCATACCGAGATTTTCCGCTATCTCGACGGACTGGAGTGA